The Mycolicibacterium duvalii DNA window GTCGAGCGCCGCGAGCTGCGACCCTGCCCGCGCACCGGCCTCGACGAGCCGTCGCCGTAGATCGGCGTCGCCGACATGCCTGGCCAGCCGGTCGACGACCTGGCTCCCGAAACGCAGATCCCACTGAAGCGTTCGCGCCAGGCCGGGATGGCTGAACTCGGCCAGCGCCCGGCTGACCCGGCCGGCCACCTCGCCGAGACCGGCGACCGCCGAGTCGGACAGGTAGCCGGAGTCCTGCAGCGTGCCGCCCGGCAGGAAACGCAGCAGACGTACGTAGGCGGTGCCGTCGGCCAGATCGGGTACCGCGGTGAGTGTCTCGCCGGCGGCGTTGGGCAACGGCACGCAGATGCGCAAGTTCGGCTCGGCCGCGGCAAGGTGTGCGGCGGCGGCATCCTGGGCGAGCAGTTCGGTGCGGGTGAAGACCGGGTTGGCGATCTTGAGCACACCGAGCACGTCGCCGCCGTCTGCGGTGACGACGAAGTTCTTGTCCTGCTGGCTGCCCAAGGAGACCGCGCGGGCGGTCATCTTGTAATAGGTCGCCAGAATGTGCTCGGCCTGGGATTCGCTCACCCGAGGAGCGGGCAGCTCGGGCCGGGCGAGAAAGTCGAATCCCATCAGTGACGCGAAGTCATTGCCGCAGCACGAAATCGACGACGACATCGGAGAAGGCGTCGTTGTCGTCACCGGCGGCGGTGTGGCCTGCGCCCGAGAGTTCGGCGAACTCGGCCGACGGCACCTTGGCCAGGAAGTCGGTGACGGCCTCTTCGCTGACCACGTCGGAGAGCTTGCCGCGGATCAACAGAATCGGGATGGTCAGCTCGATGGCGGCCTGCTCGAGCAGTTCCACCCGGACGAACGGATCCTCGTTCGGCTTGGTCAGGAACGCCGGGTCCCAGTGCCAGTACCACCGGCCGTCGCGCCACCTCAGGTTCTTCTTCAGCCCTTCGGGGCTTCGCGGCTTGGTGCGGTAGGGCAGATAGGCGGCGACCGCGTCGGCGGCGTCCTCCAGTGTCTCGAAGCCGTCGATGTTGCTGAACATGAAGTCCCGGATGCGCGCGCTGCCCTCCTTCTCGTAGCGCGGTACCACGTCGACGAGCACGAGTCGGCAGACCCGGTCGGGGCCGGCCCTGCGGGCGGTCAGGATGCCGGTCAGTCCGCCCATGCTCGCCCCGATCAGCACCGTCGGGCGTCCGATCCGGTCGAGCACCGACAGCGTGTCGGCGCACAGCGCCTCCACGGTGTACTCGGCGGTGGGGGAGCGGTCGCTGTCGCCGTGCCCGCGGCTGTCCAGTGCGACGACGTGCAGTCCGCGGCCGGCCAGGATCTGTCCGGTCTTCTTCCAGGAGTGCCGGTTCTGGCCGCCGCCGTGCAGCATCAACACCGACGGTTGCGTCGCGTCGAAGTCGGGGGTCGCCGCCGGGTTGTTCCATTCGTCGGCGGCCAGCGTCAAGTCATCGGCGCCGCGGAAGGTCGTGATCGTCGGCTCGCTGCGGGTGCTACTCACAGGCGTCCTCTCGGCTCGATACCGCGATCACGTTACTGCGCACGCGACTCGTCGGCGGTTCGGGGCAACCGCCGGTGCCCGGCAGCCTAAATTGTCGGACGTGCAAAAAAATCTCGCGGGGGATCGGGAGCGCACGGCCATCATCGAAGCCGCCTACCGCTGCCTGGCGCAGCCGCACGACCGGCCGATCCGGATGTCGACCATCCTGGGTCGTTCCGGACTGTCGAGCCGGGCTTTCTACCGGCACTTCTCGTCGAAGGACGACCTGTTCCTGGCGTTGCTGCAGCAGGAGTGCGACGCGCTGACCGCCCGGCTGGACCGGATCGTCGAGGACGGCGTCGGAAGTCCGGCCGACCAGCTGTCGTCCTGGATCGCGACGATGTTCGACGCCGTGGCCGACCCGCAACGGCTGATGCACTTCGCGGTGGCCGACTCCGACGAGGTGCGCGCCGCCAAGGGGTACCGCGAAGCGCGGGAGCGCTTCCACGACGAGCGGGAGCGGTCGCTGGCCGAGATCCTCTCCCGCGGGCGGCGAGACGGCACCCTGCCGCTCGCCGACCCCGGGATCGATGCGCTGGCCATCAGTGCGCTGGTCAGCCGTGTCATCACCGGGCAGAAGGTCGAGGACCGCCAGGCCTTCGCGCATGCCCGAACCCGGGTCACCGAGTTCGCGCTGCGCGCGGTGGGCGCGCTCGGCGCCGGCCGATGAGTTCGCGGGCCGGCGGTGGTCTGCACCACCGGCAGCACCATCGACGAGGAGGCCATCATGCCCGCCATCACGCCGTCCCTGTGGTTCGACGACAATCTGACCGACGCCATCGAGTTCTACACCGCCGTTTTTCCGAACTCATCGGTCGAACGCGTCGACCGCTACACCGATGCGGGGCCCGGCGTGCCCGGTGAGGTGGTCTCGGCACTGTTCACCCTCGACGGCCAGCGCTTCATCGGGATCAACGGCGGGCCGGTGTTCGCGTTCACCGAGGCGGTGTCGTTCACCGTGGACTGCGCCGACCAGGCCGAGGTCGACTACTACTGGGATCGGCTGGTCGACGGCGGTCAGGAGTCGCAGTGCGGCTGGCTCAAGGACCGCTTCGGCTTGAGCTGGCAGATCGTGCCGAGCCGCCTGACGGAACTGACCGGTGACCCCGACCCGGCCCGCGCCGCGGCTGCCACCAAGGCCATGCTCGGCATGCGCAAGATCGTCATCGCCGAACTCGAGGACGCGGTCGCCGGCCTCTGACCACCCGCGTGCGGTCGCGCGGCAGTATTTGTTGGCGCGTCAGTTTTCGTTGATATACGGTTCTGCGCGTCCTCGCATGTGTAACCTCAGCCCCACTTATCGAGACCAGGCCGGTTGTGGGAGGACTGTGACGGTGAGGTGCACGCGAGGAAGGACCCGGTAGATGGTCGCTTCCGACGTGATCGCCAAACCTGTGCGTGCTTTCGGTGGTTTCTACTCGATGGCACTGGACACGTTCGTGGCGATGTTCCAGCCGCCGTTCGCGTGGCGCGAGTTCATCGCGCAGGCCTGGTTCGTCGCGCGGGTGTCGATTCTGCCGACGCTGCTGCTGACCATTCCCTACACCGTGCTGCTCACGTTCATCACGACGATTCTGCTGACCGAGATCGGCGCTGCCGACTTCTCGGGGACCGGTGCCTCGCTCGGCACGGTCCGCCAGATCGGACCCATCGTGACGGTGCTGGTGGTCGCCGGCGCTGGTGCGACGGCGATGTGTGCCGATTTGGGCGCCCGCACCATCCGCGAGGAACTCGACGCGCTGCGGGTGATGGGCATCAATCCCATTCAGGCGCTTGTGGTTCCCCGGGTGCTGGCCGCCATGGTGGTGTCATTGGCGCTCTCGGCGACGGTGATTCTCGTGGGTCTGTCGGGTGCGTACCTATTCGTGGTGTACATCCAGAACGTGTCGCCGGGCGCGTTCGCGGCAGGGCTGACGCTGATCATCGGCGCCACCGACGTGATCATCGCGCTGATAAAGGCGGCACTGTTCGGACTCTCGGCCGGTTTGATCGCCTGCTACAAGGGGATCTCCGTGCGCGGCGGCCCGGCCGGGGTCGGCAACGCGGTCAACGAGACCGTGGTGTTCACCTTCATGGCGTTGTTCGCGATCAACATAGTCGCCACCGCCGTAGCGATCAAGATCACGCTATGACGGTCTCGAAGCCACATTCCCAGTTCCCCTGGCTCAAGGGGCAGTTCGCCCGTGTCGCAGACCCGTGGAACCACATCGGGACCCAGACGAAGTTCTACGGCCGCACCCTGCGCTCCGTCGGTTACGTCTTCACCCATTACGGCGTGGAGCTGATCCGGATCATCGCGCAGATGGGCCTCGGCGCGGGCGCGCTGATCGTCATCGGTGGCACGGTCGCGGTCGTCGGGTTCCTGACGGTCACCACCGGGGCGTTGGTGGCGGTCCAGGGTTACAGCGACTTCTCCGAACTCGGTGTAGAGGCGCTGACGGGCTTCGTTTCGGCGTATTTCAACACTCGGCTGATCGCCCCCGCGACCACCGCGATTGCCCTGTCGGCCACGATCGGCGCCGGCGCCACCGCCCAACTGGGCGCCATGCGGATCAACGAGGAGATCGACGCTCTCGAGGTCATGGGTATCCGCAGTATTGCGTTCCTCGCATCGAGCCGGGTGATCGCCGGCTTCGTCGTGGTGATCCCGCTGTACTGCGTCGGTGTGTTGATGGCGTTCTGGGCCGCACGGTTCGGAACCACTGTGATCTACGGTCAGTCGGCCGGCGTGTACGACCACTACTTCAAGACGTTCCTTGCCCCCACCGACCTGATGTGGTCGTTCGGGCAGTCCATCGCGCTGTCGGTGATCATCATGCTCGTGCACACCTACTACGGCTACACCGCGCGCGGCGGGCCCGCCGGCGTCGGGGAGGCCGTCGGACGGGCGGTGCGCACCTCCTTGATCGTCTCGGCGTTCGTTCTGGTCATGCTCTCTCTGGCCGTGTACGGCCAGTCCGGCAACTTCAACCTGGCAGGTTGACATGGACCCCAACGAAGAAGGCTTGCATCCCGCCTGGTGGACGCTGATCCTCCTGTTCATCACCGTCGTCGCCATCTGGCTGACGTATTCGCTGTTTTTCGGCACGTTCAAGTCGCACGAGACTGTGACGCTGGCCTCCGACCGCGCCGGCCTGGTGATGGACACCAACGCGAAGGTCAAGCTACGCGGCGTGCAGGTGGGGCGGGTCGCCGACATCCAGGGCGGCAGCCAACCGGTGTCGTTGAAGCTGGAGATCGACAGCGACAAGGTCAAGTACATTCCGGCCAACATCGAGGGGCGGATCCGGGCAACGACGGTGTTCGGTGCCAAGTTCGTCGACCTGGTCTATCCCGAAGATCCTCAGGGCCAGCTGCAGCCCGGCCAGGTGATCATCTCGCAGAACGTCACCGTCGAAGCCAACACCGTCTTCCAGAACGTCGTCGACATCATCGACCGGATCGACGTCGCCAAGCTCAACAGCACGTTGTCGGCGCTCGCCGACGGGGTTCGCGGTCAGGGTGAGCGCATCGGTCAGGCCACCACCGACGCCAATCAGGTGCTGCTCGCGCTGAACCCGCGCAACGAGACGATCGGCGAGAACTGGGTCGCACTGCGCGATTTCAACGACACCTACAGCGCTGCCGCGCAGGACATCCTGACCGCCCTCGACGCGCTCAGTACGACCAGCACGACGATCGCCGGGCGCGCCACCCAGTTGGATGCGTTGCTGCTGGCCACCACGGGGTTGTCCAACAGCGGCATCAGCCTGCTGGCGCCGAACCAGGCGAACCTCATCAGAGCCATCAATGTGCTGGAGCCGACGACGAGCCTGCTGTACAAGTACAGCCCGGAGTACACCTGCCTGCTGACGGGCGCGAAGACGCTGCTGGACACCGGCGGCTACGACGCACCCGGCGGCAACGGGCGAACCCTGGTGCTCGACGTCGGACTGTCCCTGGGCGACGACCCGTACCGTTACCCGAACCATCTGCCGATCATTGGCGCCAAGGGCGGTCCCGGCGGTAAGCCGGGGTGCGGTTCGCTGCCCGACGTGGCGAAGAACTGGCCGGTCCGAAACCTCGTCACCAACACCGGCTTCGGCACCGGCATCGACTGGCGGCCGAACCCGGGCATCGGCTTCCCGGGCTGGGCGAACTACCTGCCCACTACCCGCGCGGTGCCCGAGCCGCCGAGCATTCGCAACCTCTTCGGGGGACCCGCGATCGGCCCGATTCCCTACCCTGGCGCGCCCGCCTACGGTGCGGACCTGTACGCACCGGACGGCACGCCGCTGTGGCCGGGGCTGCCACCGGCACCCCCGCCGGGCGCGCCGCGCGACCCGGGGCCGACGCCGGGTTCCGAGCCGTTCATCGTCGCGAATCCCGCGCAGATGCAGCCGACGCCACTACCTCCGGTCCCGTTGCCGCGCGAGGCCGCCCCGTCCCCATGACCGCCACCGAACACGTGAAAGGAGGTGCCCCGCCATGCCCGGTCTGACGACTCAGATTCGGCACGACGCGTGGCGTCTTGCCGTGTTCCTGACTGTGTGCCTGCTGGGCGTGTTCGGGCTGTTCGCAGTGTTCGGGCAGATGCGGTTCGGGGAGAAGACCCACACCTACAAAGCGGAGTTCACCAATGTGACCGGGTTGGAGAACGGGGACTTCGTCCGCATCGCCGGCGTCGAGGTGGGTCAGGTCAAAAACGTTGCCATCCAACCTGATACGACGGCGATGGTGGAATTCACGGCAGACCAGTCGGTGGTGTTGACCGAAGGCAGCCGAGCCGTCATCCGCTACGACGACCTGATCGGCGGGCGCTACCTCGCGCTGCAGGAGGGCGCCGGCGCCACCACGACTCTCAAGCCGGGAGCGACGATTCCGCTGGCCCGCACCGCGCCGGCCCTGGATCTCGACGCGCTGATCGGCGGGTTCCGGCCGCTGTTCCGGGCGCTGGACCCCGAACAGGTCAACGCGCTGTCCGGTCAGCTGATCGCAGCCCTGCAAGGGCAAGGCGGGACGATCAACTCGTTCCTGGCCCAGACCGCGGCCCTGACGAGCACCCTGGCCGACCGCGATCAGCTGATCGGTCAGGTCATCACCAACCTCAACGTGGTGCTGGGATCGCTGGGTGACCAAAG harbors:
- a CDS encoding alpha/beta fold hydrolase is translated as MSSTRSEPTITTFRGADDLTLAADEWNNPAATPDFDATQPSVLMLHGGGQNRHSWKKTGQILAGRGLHVVALDSRGHGDSDRSPTAEYTVEALCADTLSVLDRIGRPTVLIGASMGGLTGILTARRAGPDRVCRLVLVDVVPRYEKEGSARIRDFMFSNIDGFETLEDAADAVAAYLPYRTKPRSPEGLKKNLRWRDGRWYWHWDPAFLTKPNEDPFVRVELLEQAAIELTIPILLIRGKLSDVVSEEAVTDFLAKVPSAEFAELSGAGHTAAGDDNDAFSDVVVDFVLRQ
- a CDS encoding TetR/AcrR family transcriptional regulator; protein product: MQKNLAGDRERTAIIEAAYRCLAQPHDRPIRMSTILGRSGLSSRAFYRHFSSKDDLFLALLQQECDALTARLDRIVEDGVGSPADQLSSWIATMFDAVADPQRLMHFAVADSDEVRAAKGYREARERFHDERERSLAEILSRGRRDGTLPLADPGIDALAISALVSRVITGQKVEDRQAFAHARTRVTEFALRAVGALGAGR
- a CDS encoding VOC family protein, which gives rise to MPAITPSLWFDDNLTDAIEFYTAVFPNSSVERVDRYTDAGPGVPGEVVSALFTLDGQRFIGINGGPVFAFTEAVSFTVDCADQAEVDYYWDRLVDGGQESQCGWLKDRFGLSWQIVPSRLTELTGDPDPARAAAATKAMLGMRKIVIAELEDAVAGL
- a CDS encoding MlaE family ABC transporter permease, yielding MVASDVIAKPVRAFGGFYSMALDTFVAMFQPPFAWREFIAQAWFVARVSILPTLLLTIPYTVLLTFITTILLTEIGAADFSGTGASLGTVRQIGPIVTVLVVAGAGATAMCADLGARTIREELDALRVMGINPIQALVVPRVLAAMVVSLALSATVILVGLSGAYLFVVYIQNVSPGAFAAGLTLIIGATDVIIALIKAALFGLSAGLIACYKGISVRGGPAGVGNAVNETVVFTFMALFAINIVATAVAIKITL
- a CDS encoding ABC transporter permease, which codes for MTVSKPHSQFPWLKGQFARVADPWNHIGTQTKFYGRTLRSVGYVFTHYGVELIRIIAQMGLGAGALIVIGGTVAVVGFLTVTTGALVAVQGYSDFSELGVEALTGFVSAYFNTRLIAPATTAIALSATIGAGATAQLGAMRINEEIDALEVMGIRSIAFLASSRVIAGFVVVIPLYCVGVLMAFWAARFGTTVIYGQSAGVYDHYFKTFLAPTDLMWSFGQSIALSVIIMLVHTYYGYTARGGPAGVGEAVGRAVRTSLIVSAFVLVMLSLAVYGQSGNFNLAG
- a CDS encoding MCE family protein, with protein sequence MDPNEEGLHPAWWTLILLFITVVAIWLTYSLFFGTFKSHETVTLASDRAGLVMDTNAKVKLRGVQVGRVADIQGGSQPVSLKLEIDSDKVKYIPANIEGRIRATTVFGAKFVDLVYPEDPQGQLQPGQVIISQNVTVEANTVFQNVVDIIDRIDVAKLNSTLSALADGVRGQGERIGQATTDANQVLLALNPRNETIGENWVALRDFNDTYSAAAQDILTALDALSTTSTTIAGRATQLDALLLATTGLSNSGISLLAPNQANLIRAINVLEPTTSLLYKYSPEYTCLLTGAKTLLDTGGYDAPGGNGRTLVLDVGLSLGDDPYRYPNHLPIIGAKGGPGGKPGCGSLPDVAKNWPVRNLVTNTGFGTGIDWRPNPGIGFPGWANYLPTTRAVPEPPSIRNLFGGPAIGPIPYPGAPAYGADLYAPDGTPLWPGLPPAPPPGAPRDPGPTPGSEPFIVANPAQMQPTPLPPVPLPREAAPSP
- a CDS encoding virulence factor Mce family protein, which translates into the protein MPGLTTQIRHDAWRLAVFLTVCLLGVFGLFAVFGQMRFGEKTHTYKAEFTNVTGLENGDFVRIAGVEVGQVKNVAIQPDTTAMVEFTADQSVVLTEGSRAVIRYDDLIGGRYLALQEGAGATTTLKPGATIPLARTAPALDLDALIGGFRPLFRALDPEQVNALSGQLIAALQGQGGTINSFLAQTAALTSTLADRDQLIGQVITNLNVVLGSLGDQSDQFATAIDALDGLVATLQERKEDVATGLAYTDAAASSIEDLLSQARPPLAKTVRETDRTAAIVVADHEYFDNLLNTLPDAYQALARQGIYGDFFSFYLCDIVLKLNGKGGQPVYVKVAGQSTGRCAPR